The nucleotide window GAAATAGAACAGTGTCACGACTTTGCGCTGATCTTCTGCATCCCCACAGGTTTTAAGAAGAGTTGTGCTGTCATGAAAGGCAAAGCAGATCAACTGTTGACATCGAGTCACAATTTCCTGATTGCAAAGGGCGCTGGCTTCTCCCAAAGATAAGCTGTCATTCCCAGGGTTTTCGACTAAGTGTATAACTTGTTCTAACTGTTCGCGCGACTCGCGGGGTTGGCGCTCTAAACTCTGAGGCAGAATGACAGTTAACAAATTCGGGTCAGCTCGCATGGCTCCCCGAATTGCAGCCGAATTAGCTCCAGTTGCGCCCGATGTTAGAAGCTGGTTGCCAGCTAGAACTAGCGCGTAACTCATAAGCTCAATGAGATGTTGATGAGTGATAGGAACATGGCGCGTTCCTAGCAAAGCGATACGCTTTGAGCTAGTTTGCTGGATTGCAGCCAGTTCTTGCAAGAATTCATCAACTCTAGGCAGATCTACAGATTGACTCAAAGAAGGAT belongs to Timaviella obliquedivisa GSE-PSE-MK23-08B and includes:
- a CDS encoding DNA recombination-mediator protein A translates to MSQSVDLPRVDEFLQELAAIQQTSSKRIALLGTRHVPITHQHLIELMSYALVLAGNQLLTSGATGANSAAIRGAMRADPNLLTVILPQSLERQPRESREQLEQVIHLVENPGNDSLSLGEASALCNQEIVTRCQQLICFAFHDSTTLLKTCGDAEDQRKVVTLFYFD